A genomic window from Polaribacter gangjinensis includes:
- the metH gene encoding methionine synthase, whose product MKVKQTKYMRLSGLEPLILNENSNFINVGERTNVAGSRQFLRLIKDEKFDEALEIARHQVDGGAQIIDINMDDGLIDGKEAMIRFLNLIAAEPDISKVPIMIDSSKWEIIEAGLQVVQGKCVVNSISLKEGEEKFIWEAKQIKRYGAAVIVMAFDEIGQADNYERRIEIAKRSYDILVNKVHFPPEDIIFDLNIFPVATGMEEHKLNALDFIKATKWVRENLPNVSVSGGVSNVSFSFRGNDTVREAMHSVFLYHAIQAGMNMGIVNPALLEVYDEIPKDLLERVEDVILNRREDATERLLDFAETVKGKSVEKTADLSWREGSLQDKITHALVKGIDAFIIEDVEQARQQATKPIDVIEGHLMIGMNVVGDLFGAGKMFLPQVVKSARVMKKAVAYLNPFIEAEKSDKQEPVGKILMATVKGDVHDIGKNIVSVVLACNNYEIVDLGVMVPPEKIIETAKKENVDAIGLSGLITPSLDEMVYLAKEMERQNFTVPLLIGGATTSKAHTAVKIDPQYKNAVVHVNDASRAVTVVGDLLNKKTSSTYVANLKKEYDEFRIQFLKRGKEKNYISIAEARKRKYAIDWKNSKIVKPKELGIQVFEQLSLKELVPYIDWSPFFRSWDLHGKFPAILTDEIVGNQATELFEDAQKMLQQIISKQQLKPKAIFGLFEANTINDDDIAIYKKEKEIAVFRTLRQQLSKREGIPNIALADFIAPKESQKTDYMGAFCVAIFGAQELAESYRAKEDDYNGIMVQAIADRFAEAFAEYLHHQIRTKHWGYAKDEQLTNDDFIQEKYKGIRPAPGYPACPDHLEKETIWNLLDVENQIGVTLTESLAMWPAAAVSGYYFANEEAKYFGLGKITQDQVADYANRKGISLEKAKKWLFPSLAEE is encoded by the coding sequence ATGAAAGTGAAGCAAACAAAATACATGCGCTTATCAGGGTTAGAACCTCTGATTTTAAATGAAAACAGCAATTTCATAAATGTTGGTGAACGAACAAATGTTGCTGGTTCTCGTCAATTTTTGCGATTGATTAAAGATGAAAAATTTGATGAAGCGCTTGAGATTGCAAGACATCAAGTTGATGGTGGTGCACAAATTATCGACATCAATATGGATGATGGTTTGATTGATGGAAAAGAGGCCATGATTCGCTTTCTAAATCTAATCGCTGCTGAACCTGATATTTCAAAAGTTCCTATCATGATTGACAGCTCAAAATGGGAAATTATTGAAGCAGGGTTGCAAGTTGTGCAAGGAAAATGTGTAGTGAATTCCATTTCATTGAAAGAAGGTGAAGAAAAATTTATTTGGGAGGCTAAACAAATTAAAAGATATGGTGCTGCAGTAATTGTTATGGCTTTTGATGAAATTGGTCAGGCTGATAATTATGAAAGACGTATAGAAATTGCCAAACGTTCGTATGATATTTTGGTCAATAAAGTTCATTTTCCACCTGAAGATATTATTTTCGATTTGAATATTTTTCCAGTTGCCACAGGAATGGAGGAACATAAATTAAACGCACTCGATTTTATAAAAGCTACTAAATGGGTAAGAGAAAATTTGCCAAATGTTTCTGTAAGTGGGGGCGTTAGCAACGTTTCTTTTTCGTTCAGAGGCAATGATACTGTGCGAGAAGCTATGCATTCAGTGTTTTTATATCATGCTATTCAGGCTGGCATGAATATGGGAATTGTAAATCCTGCTTTGTTAGAAGTGTATGATGAAATTCCGAAAGATTTATTAGAACGCGTTGAAGATGTAATCCTTAACAGACGCGAAGATGCAACTGAACGTTTGCTCGATTTTGCTGAAACCGTTAAGGGAAAATCTGTTGAAAAAACAGCTGATTTATCTTGGAGAGAAGGCTCTTTGCAAGATAAAATTACACATGCATTAGTCAAGGGAATTGATGCTTTTATTATTGAAGATGTTGAGCAAGCAAGACAACAAGCAACGAAACCAATTGATGTTATTGAAGGACATTTAATGATTGGGATGAATGTTGTGGGCGATTTATTTGGTGCCGGAAAAATGTTTTTACCACAAGTTGTAAAATCAGCTAGAGTGATGAAAAAAGCGGTAGCCTATTTAAATCCATTTATTGAAGCTGAAAAATCTGACAAACAAGAACCTGTTGGAAAAATTTTGATGGCAACTGTAAAAGGCGATGTACATGATATTGGTAAAAATATTGTGAGTGTTGTATTGGCGTGTAATAACTATGAAATTGTAGATTTAGGAGTGATGGTTCCTCCTGAAAAAATTATTGAAACTGCCAAAAAAGAAAATGTAGATGCTATTGGTTTGAGTGGATTAATTACACCTTCTTTGGATGAAATGGTGTATTTAGCCAAAGAAATGGAACGTCAAAATTTTACAGTTCCTTTATTAATTGGTGGTGCAACAACATCAAAAGCGCACACAGCCGTAAAAATCGACCCTCAATATAAAAATGCGGTGGTTCATGTAAATGATGCTTCAAGGGCAGTAACTGTTGTTGGCGATTTATTAAATAAAAAAACATCCTCAACATATGTTGCCAATCTCAAAAAAGAATACGATGAATTCAGAATTCAATTTTTAAAACGAGGTAAAGAAAAAAATTACATTTCTATTGCAGAAGCTCGAAAAAGAAAATATGCCATAGATTGGAAAAACTCAAAAATTGTAAAACCAAAAGAACTCGGAATTCAAGTTTTTGAACAACTCAGTTTGAAAGAATTGGTACCTTATATTGATTGGAGTCCATTTTTTAGAAGTTGGGATTTGCATGGAAAATTTCCAGCCATTTTAACAGATGAAATTGTTGGCAATCAAGCAACAGAATTGTTTGAAGATGCTCAAAAAATGCTACAACAAATCATTTCGAAACAACAATTAAAGCCCAAAGCAATCTTTGGATTGTTTGAGGCAAATACCATCAATGATGATGATATTGCCATTTACAAAAAAGAAAAAGAAATTGCTGTTTTTAGAACCTTGCGTCAGCAATTATCAAAAAGAGAAGGCATTCCAAACATTGCTTTGGCAGATTTTATTGCTCCTAAAGAATCTCAAAAAACAGATTATATGGGTGCATTTTGTGTCGCAATTTTTGGAGCGCAAGAACTCGCAGAGAGTTACAGAGCCAAAGAAGACGATTACAACGGAATTATGGTGCAAGCCATTGCAGATCGTTTTGCAGAAGCATTTGCAGAATATTTGCATCATCAAATCCGAACAAAACATTGGGGTTATGCAAAGGATGAACAATTGACAAACGATGATTTTATTCAAGAAAAATACAAAGGAATTCGTCCAGCTCCAGGATATCCAGCCTGTCCAGATCATTTAGAGAAAGAAACCATTTGGAATTTGTTAGACGTTGAAAATCAGATTGGTGTTACTTTAACAGAGAGTTTGGCAATGTGGCCAGCAGCAGCAGTTTCTGGATATTATTTTGCAAATGAAGAAGCCAAATATTTTGGTTTGGGAAAAATCACTCAAGATCAAGTTGCAGATTATGCAAACAGAAAAGGAATTTCCTTAGAAAAAGCAAAAAAATGGTTATTCCCTTCATTAGCAGAAGAATAA
- a CDS encoding homocysteine S-methyltransferase family protein — protein sequence MSNIYKALQERILVLDGAMGTMLQQYKFTEADFRGERFKNYPTSLQGNNDLLSITQPQAIKEVHAKYFEAGADIVETNTFSGTTIAMADYQMEDLVYELNFQSAKIAREVADEFTAKEPQKPRFVAGSIGPTNKTASMSPDVNDPGFRAVTFNDLRIAYKQQVEALLDGGVDLLLVETVFDTLNAKAALFAIEEVKEERKINVPIMLSGTITDASGRTLSGQTAEAFLISVSHIPLLSVGFNCALGANLLQPHLEAISNKTDFAISAHPNAGLPNAFGEYDETPEEMGEQIEEYLKKNLINIIGGCCGTTPEHIRVIANIAQKYKPRKVLELID from the coding sequence ATGTCAAACATATACAAAGCTTTACAAGAGCGAATTTTAGTTTTAGATGGAGCTATGGGAACCATGCTTCAACAATATAAATTTACTGAAGCCGACTTTAGGGGCGAACGCTTTAAAAATTATCCAACTTCATTGCAAGGCAACAATGATTTGCTTTCCATTACCCAACCACAAGCAATCAAAGAAGTTCATGCTAAATATTTTGAAGCTGGTGCTGATATTGTAGAAACCAATACTTTTTCAGGAACAACAATTGCTATGGCAGATTATCAAATGGAAGATTTGGTTTATGAACTAAACTTTCAATCTGCAAAAATTGCACGAGAAGTTGCTGATGAATTTACAGCAAAAGAACCTCAAAAACCTCGTTTTGTTGCAGGTTCTATTGGTCCTACTAACAAAACAGCAAGCATGTCTCCTGATGTAAATGATCCAGGATTTAGAGCCGTAACTTTCAACGATTTGCGAATTGCTTACAAACAACAAGTGGAAGCTTTACTTGATGGCGGAGTTGATTTATTATTAGTAGAAACCGTTTTTGACACCTTAAATGCCAAAGCAGCTTTATTTGCGATTGAAGAAGTTAAAGAAGAACGAAAAATTAATGTCCCAATCATGTTGAGTGGCACTATTACAGATGCTTCAGGAAGAACACTTTCTGGGCAAACTGCAGAAGCTTTTTTGATTTCTGTTTCTCATATTCCGCTTTTATCTGTTGGATTTAATTGTGCATTAGGAGCAAATTTATTACAACCTCACTTAGAAGCAATTTCAAACAAAACGGATTTTGCAATTTCTGCACATCCAAATGCTGGTTTGCCAAATGCGTTTGGAGAATATGATGAAACTCCTGAAGAAATGGGCGAACAAATTGAAGAATATCTCAAAAAAAATCTCATCAATATTATTGGTGGTTGTTGTGGTACAACTCCTGAACATATCAGAGTTATTGCAAATATTGCACAAAAATACAAGCCTCGTAAAGTTTTAGAACTGATAGATTAA
- the cysM gene encoding cysteine synthase CysM has translation MKTKNIIDFVGNTPLVEVQNIFKKDGVTLLLKLEGNNPGGSVKDRAAFNMINEAINKKNIKKGDTLVEATSGNTGIALALMAKVLGVNMVLVMPENSTIERVQTMRAYGAKVILTPAELGIEGSRDYALKLKYKKGYYRLNQFDNPDNSKAHYKTTGPEIWRDTEGEVTHFVSSMGTTGTIMGVSDYLKEKNKNITIVGVQPDSDSKIPGIRKWEGDYIPAIFNRKKVDEVYEVTEAEAKAMTQRLAEEEGIFAGMSSGGNIACAIQVAEKLEKGVVVAIVCDRGDRYLSSDLFDKN, from the coding sequence ATGAAGACAAAAAACATCATTGATTTTGTAGGAAATACCCCTTTAGTAGAGGTTCAAAATATTTTTAAAAAAGACGGAGTTACTTTGTTGTTGAAACTAGAAGGAAACAATCCTGGAGGAAGTGTAAAAGATAGGGCAGCTTTCAACATGATAAATGAAGCAATCAATAAAAAAAACATCAAAAAAGGCGACACTTTAGTAGAAGCAACTAGCGGAAATACGGGAATTGCTTTGGCATTAATGGCAAAAGTCTTAGGCGTAAATATGGTGTTGGTAATGCCTGAAAATTCAACCATTGAAAGGGTTCAAACCATGCGTGCTTATGGTGCAAAAGTAATTTTAACTCCTGCTGAATTAGGCATTGAAGGCTCAAGAGATTACGCACTAAAATTAAAATATAAAAAAGGATATTACAGATTAAATCAGTTTGATAATCCTGACAATTCCAAAGCGCATTACAAAACTACAGGACCCGAAATTTGGAGAGATACTGAAGGTGAAGTAACTCATTTTGTGTCATCTATGGGAACAACAGGAACCATTATGGGCGTTTCTGATTATCTAAAAGAAAAAAATAAAAACATCACCATTGTAGGTGTTCAGCCTGATAGTGATTCTAAAATTCCTGGAATTAGAAAATGGGAAGGAGATTATATTCCTGCTATTTTTAATCGAAAAAAGGTTGATGAAGTGTACGAAGTTACAGAAGCTGAGGCAAAAGCAATGACACAAAGATTGGCTGAAGAAGAGGGAATTTTCGCAGGAATGAGTAGTGGTGGTAACATTGCTTGTGCTATTCAAGTTGCTGAAAAATTAGAAAAGGGAGTAGTTGTTGCCATTGTTTGCGACAGAGGTGATCGTTATTTATCTTCGGATTTGTTTGATAAAAACTAA
- the epsC gene encoding serine O-acetyltransferase EpsC codes for MKETIELSTVKNYSMCLRDAVENFTKELINGVFDEQYQEIHGKKTEEKFLKILERLRIKEGDTLWTSYKNSFPLIRQKLDLDAEAAYKNDPAAKSLEEIYLAYPGFYAIAVYRLSHQLLQMNVPVLPRMMSEFAHRYTGTDIHPGAIIGDSFFIDHATGIVIGETTIIKNNVQIFQGVTLGGLQVKKSLASTKRHPTIENNVIIYANATILGGNVVIGENSVIGANVCIRESIEKNSVVTVQYENKIFKKEGL; via the coding sequence ATGAAAGAAACTATTGAACTTTCGACAGTAAAAAACTACAGTATGTGCTTAAGAGATGCTGTTGAAAATTTTACAAAAGAACTCATAAATGGTGTTTTTGATGAACAATATCAAGAAATTCATGGAAAAAAAACTGAAGAAAAATTTCTGAAAATTTTAGAAAGACTTCGTATTAAAGAAGGTGACACTTTATGGACATCTTATAAAAATTCATTTCCATTGATTCGTCAAAAATTAGATTTAGATGCAGAAGCTGCTTATAAAAATGATCCTGCAGCAAAAAGTTTAGAAGAAATTTATTTAGCTTATCCTGGCTTTTATGCCATTGCAGTATATCGTTTAAGCCATCAATTATTGCAAATGAATGTACCAGTTTTACCAAGAATGATGAGCGAATTTGCTCACAGATATACTGGAACAGATATTCATCCTGGAGCAATTATTGGAGATTCTTTTTTCATTGATCATGCAACTGGAATTGTCATTGGTGAAACCACCATCATCAAAAATAATGTGCAAATTTTTCAAGGTGTAACTTTAGGAGGTTTGCAAGTGAAAAAAAGTTTGGCATCCACAAAAAGGCATCCAACAATCGAAAATAATGTTATCATTTATGCAAATGCTACTATTTTAGGAGGAAATGTTGTGATTGGTGAAAATTCAGTGATTGGCGCAAACGTTTGTATCAGAGAATCTATCGAAAAAAATTCGGTAGTAACTGTACAATACGAAAATAAAATATTTAAAAAAGAAGGATTATGA
- a CDS encoding 2Fe-2S iron-sulfur cluster-binding protein, whose product MQDIQLKITDRNGITHEVVAPTDMAMNLMEVVRSYELAEEGTIGICGGMAMCASCQCYVNSNHELPEMSDDEDAMLAEAFHVKENSRLGCQIQMTPNLDGLEVTLAPES is encoded by the coding sequence ATGCAAGACATCCAACTGAAAATTACGGATAGAAATGGAATAACTCACGAAGTTGTTGCACCTACAGATATGGCTATGAATTTGATGGAAGTGGTTCGTTCATACGAACTTGCTGAAGAAGGAACTATTGGTATTTGTGGAGGAATGGCAATGTGCGCCTCTTGCCAATGTTACGTAAATTCTAATCACGAATTACCAGAAATGTCTGATGATGAAGATGCAATGTTGGCAGAAGCTTTTCATGTAAAAGAAAATAGCAGATTAGGATGTCAAATTCAAATGACTCCAAATTTGGATGGTTTAGAAGTAACGTTAGCACCTGAATCATAA
- the metF gene encoding methylenetetrahydrofolate reductase [NAD(P)H] has product MKVTDHIKNANGKTLFSFEIIPPKKGNSIQELYNNIDPLMEFRPPFIDVTTSREEYVYIDKGNGLLDRKITRMRPGTVGICAAIKHKYNVDTVPHVLCGGFTKEETEYVLVDCHYLGIDNVMALRGDAMSHQKYFEPIEGGHEYAKDLVAQIHDLNRGKYLHDVVEGNNKADFCIGVAGYPEKHLEAPSLQTDLKRLKEKVDAGAHYIVTQMFFDNNKYFEFVEAAKKMGITVPIIPGIKPLAVKRHLQLLPQVFRIDLPETLISEIEKCSTNQQVRQVGIEWAIQQSKELLAAGVPVLHYYSMGKSDNIREIAKELF; this is encoded by the coding sequence ATGAAAGTAACAGATCACATTAAAAATGCAAACGGAAAAACGTTGTTTTCCTTTGAAATTATTCCGCCAAAAAAAGGCAATAGCATTCAAGAATTATACAATAATATTGATCCTTTAATGGAGTTTAGACCTCCATTTATAGACGTTACCACATCAAGAGAAGAATATGTTTATATTGACAAAGGCAATGGATTATTAGACAGAAAAATCACTCGAATGCGTCCTGGAACAGTGGGAATTTGCGCTGCAATAAAACACAAATACAATGTGGATACTGTGCCTCATGTGTTGTGTGGAGGTTTTACCAAAGAGGAAACTGAATATGTTTTGGTAGATTGTCATTACCTAGGAATTGACAATGTAATGGCTTTGAGAGGTGATGCCATGAGTCATCAAAAATATTTTGAACCCATTGAAGGTGGTCATGAATATGCCAAAGATTTGGTTGCTCAAATTCATGATTTGAATCGTGGAAAATATTTGCATGATGTTGTTGAAGGAAACAACAAAGCAGATTTTTGTATTGGTGTTGCTGGTTATCCTGAAAAACATTTAGAAGCGCCTTCTTTACAAACTGATTTAAAACGCTTGAAAGAAAAAGTTGATGCAGGCGCACATTATATTGTTACTCAAATGTTTTTTGATAATAATAAATATTTCGAATTTGTGGAAGCTGCCAAAAAAATGGGAATCACTGTACCCATAATTCCAGGCATAAAACCGTTGGCTGTTAAACGTCATTTGCAATTATTACCGCAAGTTTTCAGAATTGATTTACCAGAAACTTTGATATCAGAAATTGAAAAATGTAGTACAAATCAACAAGTAAGGCAAGTTGGCATTGAATGGGCAATTCAACAATCTAAAGAATTGTTAGCTGCTGGAGTGCCAGTTTTGCATTATTATTCTATGGGAAAAAGTGATAATATTCGCGAAATCGCAAAAGAATTGTTCTAA